The proteins below are encoded in one region of Xenopus laevis strain J_2021 chromosome 8L, Xenopus_laevis_v10.1, whole genome shotgun sequence:
- the LOC108698646 gene encoding uncharacterized protein LOC108698646 has protein sequence MREEDNTFKKDDSVSSVLCPSYSCSSPHICSSSIVAPLPFQPSSSFEPPSVYPSLPSVPNSICPEDSPLSDNLFCPYSSSNFPSSNGHSFPSPYCQSEHPVPTCDLNMPSDISIDYLPLYHNSPNHMQHSITSPHTSTNNGPAGISSFCLSPGEQCPMCYAVPSNPDNISSTTFDQVPSTYTNPHSESCLSTSSEISQCISHSCFYKHPYEDSCNNVAPVDPLTSIPTCISSDFCLSDGQSRNTSPSPDNCSSCSLAPSTSFIPNKDLIHLHTFSSHVEFSSSLSSNTLTCCSHAPLPMAPHLSSVHLARQMDSNGCKMCYASVENRTRMDEYKHQCEQFLDDLSRFEDWLKGIQMTLSLPDVSQALHREAKLALRRHEVVLKELREKLLDLESLNIKYWKLAQVPHQIFLPNNLCSRMQEVNQFLDKVQKEAEEVIQALKIRVQQREEFDADREEMRLWLTEMDLGLSSVEYMYNGNSTEKIHRLQEFQEDVRSTMKRMDKLLERGDQLIEESDQLDAEFLENELKELGSYCQDIFIRFSRFQKRLVSTKLVFEDNLLVDDLETMSLGSSEVFCELEREDVETQNPSLKLSGPCLLACKQEAPVGAPNVDLEWDPLGDVGTSESIDGGESFHTANSVPWRVLHRESGSSLNSVLWSLGPEANHAGDTEHFGDVMNTINPSWDSQSLKRDVKETDSRREFTDPSAKPNLSSVPFNSLQETFENGDDANTSCTDLADSRKSTHRLEAEKEIKITQNSSKSLAADLKVFNCTQVNSCISQRRRQSQMERTQNLMLHAKCDREEVSILMESSDEIYYGCKGKSSHCKAAFLPVWIKRLVYLFLLILFIGTCLLVFPVDQPRCYSHSFAWSLMLSYVNGPPPT, from the exons ATGCGAGAAGAAGACAACACCTTCAAGAAGGATGATTCTGTTTCCTCGGTGCTCTGCCCTTCTTATTCTTGTTCCTCACCTCACATCTGTAGCTCCTCAATTGTTGCTCCCCTCCCTTTCCAACCCTCTTCATCTTTTGAACCCCCTTCTGTCTAcccatctctcccctctgtcCCTAATTCTATCTGCCCAGAGGATTCTCCTTTGTCAGACAATTTATTTTGTCCGTATAGTTCCTCTAATTTTCCTTCTTCTAATGGTCATTCTTTTCCCAGTCCTTACTGTCAGTCTGAACACCCTGTGCCTACATGTGATTTAAATATGCCTTCAGACATTTCTATTGATTATCTTCCACTCTATCATAATTCTCCTAATCACATGCAACATTCTATCACCTCTCCTCATACATCCACAAACAATGGCCCAGCTGGTATCTCTTCATTTTGCTTATCTCCTGGAGAACAATGTCCTATGTGTTATGCAGTACCTTCTAATCCAGATAATATCTCCTCCACAACTTTTGACCAGGTTCCAAGCACATACACCAATCCTCATTCAGAATCTTGTTTGAGCACTTCTTCAGAAATTAGCCAATGTATCTCGCATTCCTGCTTTTACAAACATCCATATGAAGACTCTTGTAACAATGTAGCCCCAGTTGATCCTTTAACATCGATACCTACATGTATTTCCTCTGATTTCTGTCTATCTGATGGACAGTCAAGAAACACTTCTCCTTCTCCAGACAACTGTTCCTCTTGCTCTTTGGCTCCCTCTACATCTTTTATTCCTAACAAGGACCTCatacatttacacacattttCCAGTCATGTTGAATTTTCTTCTTCACTGTCAAGCAATACCCTCACATGTTGTTCTCATGCACCTTTGCCTATGGCACCTCATTTGTCCTCTGTGCACCTTGCCAGACAGATGGATTCTAATGGATGTAAAATGTGTTATGCATCAGTGGAGAACCGGACCCG AATGGATGAATACAAGCATCAATGTGAACAGTTCCTCGATGATCTGTCTCGATTTGAAGACTGGTTAAAAGGAATACAGATGACATTATCTTTACCAGATGTATCCCAAGCTCTTCACAGAGAGGCCAAGTTGGCTCTGCGCAGGCATGAG GTTGTGCTAAAGGAATTGCGGGAAAAACTATTGGACCTGGAGTCCTTGAACATAAAATACTGGAAGCTTGCACAAGTACCTCACCAGATATTTCTTCCCAATAACCTTTGCAGTAGGATGCAAGAAGTCAACCAGTTCTTGGACAAAGTTCAAAAGGAGGCTGAGGAAGTGATTCAGGCACTAAAG ATAAGAGTTCAACAAAGAGAGGAGTTTGATGCAGACCGGGAGGAGATGAGACTTTGGCTTACAGAAATGGACCTCGGACTGTCCAGTGTGGAATATATGTATAATGGGAATTCTACTGAGAAAATACATCGGCTGCAG GAATTTCAGGAAGATGTACGCAGTACTATGAAGCGCATGGATAAACTCCTTGAGCGTGGGGATCAACTGATAGAAGAAAGTGATCAACTTGATGCTGAATTTTTAGAGAATGAATTGAAGGAGTTGGGCTCCTACTGTCAAGACATATTCATTCGATTTTCCCGCTTCCAAAAACGTCTTGTGAGCACGAAGCTG GTTTTTGAAGATAACTTGCTGGTTGATGACCTGGAAACCATGTCACTTGGCTCTTCTGAAGTTTTCTGTGAGCTAGAAAGAGAAGATGTGGAAACTCAGAATCCATCTCTAAAACTGTCTGGCCCTTGTCTGCTGGCCTGTAAGCAGGAGGCTCCTGTGGGGGCACCAAATGTTGACTTGGAGTGGGACCCTTTGGGTGATGTTGGGACATCTGAATCTATTGATGGAGGAGAGTCTTTCCACACAGCTAACTCTG TGCCATGGCGGGTTTTGCATAGAGAGTCTGGGAGCAGCCTAAATTCTGTCCTTTGGAGCCTGGGACCTGAGGCAAATCATGCCGGAGACACTGAGCATTTTGGAGATGTTATGAATACTATAAATCCATCCTGGGACAGTCAAAGCTTGAAAAGAGATGTGAAAGAAACTGACAGCCGGAGAGAATTTACAGATCCATCAGCAAAACCTAACCTTTCATCG gtGCCATTCAACTCACTACAAGAGACATTTGAAAATGGAGATGATGCCAACACTTCATGTACTG ACCTAGCGGATAGTAGAAAGAGTACACATAGACTGGAAGCTGAAAAAGAGATTAAAATCACCCAGAATTCCTCCAAGTCTCTGGCTGCTGATCTGAAGGTTTTTAACTGCACCCAGGTGAACAGTTGTATATCACAGAGAAGACGTCAGTCCCAAATGGAGAGGACACAG AATTTGATGCTACATGCAAAATGTGACAGAGAAGAGGTTTCTATTCTCATGGAGAGCAG CGATGAAATATATTATGGGTGTAAAGGCAAATCCTCCCATTGCAAAGCAGCATTCCTCCCGGTTTGGATCAAGCGTCTGGTTTACCTTTTCCTGCTGATTCTCTTTATTGGTACTTGCCTGCTTGTTTTTCCAGTGGATCAACCTCGCTGCTACTCACATAGTTTTGCTTGGTCCTTAATGCTCTCCTATGTCAATGGTCCACCCCCtacataa